Below is a genomic region from Xylophilus sp. GW821-FHT01B05.
GCACCGTGCACCACCTGGACCGCTTCGACGACGAGCGCCTGGCCGCCTGGCAGCAGCGCGGTTTTTGTGCCGCGCAGCAGGTGCTGTGCGTAAGCCGCCTGTGGCAGTCCATCCTGCGCCAGCAAGAGGGCGTGCCGGCCGAGCTGGTCGCCAACGGCGTGGACCTGCAACGCTTCCAGCCCCGGCCCGAGCCGGCAGACGCCCGCACCGCACGTCGGCTGGGCCTGCGCCCCGGCGCGCCGCTGGTGCTGGCCGTGGGCGGCATCGAAGAGCGCAAAAACACGCTGCGCCTGCTGGAGGCCTTTGTGCGCCTGCGCCGGCAATGGCCCAGCGCGCAACTGGTCATTGCCGGCGGCGTCAGCCTGCTGGACCACGGCAGCTACCAGCAGGCCTTCCAGGCTGCGCTTGCCGCCAGCGGCCTGGCCGTGGGGCCGGGCCAGGACCTGGTGCTGACCGGCGCCGTGCCCGACGAAGACATGCCCGCGCTGATGCGCCTGGCCGACGTGCTGGCCCTGCCCTCGCTGCGCGAAGGCTTTGGCCTGGTGGTGCTGGAGGCGCTGGCCAGCGGCACGCCGGTGGCCGTCTCGCACATGGCGCCCTTCACCGAATACCTGGACGGCGCACCCGTGTGCTGGGCCGATCCGTTCGATACGGCCTCGATTGCCGATGCCTTGCGGCAGGCCGTGGCTCTGCCGCCTTTTGCACAGCCGCAGGTCTGCCGTGACTTCTCCTGGACGGCTAGCGCGGAGCGTCATGCCGATCTTTATCACCAACACCTAGGCATAACCGCCTGACCCGGAGCCCTCCCCCATGCCCGCCATGCACTACACCTTGCGCTGGCCCGACCTGAGCGAAACCCGCTGCTACTCGCCCTCGCTGGTGATACGCGACAGCTTCCCCGAGGGCAGCGACTGGCCGCTGCCGGATTTTTTGCTGCGCATACGCGAGGCGACGCAGATCGCGTCGGACCGCGTAGCGGCCAAGTTTGGTTTTGCCTGCTCGCGCGCGACGGATCAGTTGACCGATATCGAGACCCATGCCGCACGCTTCCACGGCCAGCCCGGCGCCCGCGTGCAGGTGCTGGACTTTGGCGACTGATGTTTTCCCCCAAGCTTTCGGAGATCCCCATGACCCTTCCCCATCACAGCGTCGTCATCGTCGGCGGCGGCCAGGCCGGCCTGTCGCTGAGCTGCTACCTGCAACAGCGCGGCATCGAGCATGTCGTGCTGGAAAAGCACCGCGCGCTGCACACCTGGCAAACCCGGCGTTGGGACAACTTCTGCCTGGTCACGCCCAACTGGCAGTGCCGCCTGCCCGGCTGGGACTACCGTGGCAGCGACCCGCACGGCTTCATGAAGAAGGACGAGATCAACGATTGGCTGGCCGGCTTCCTGCAGCATGCCAGCCCGCCGCTGCGCGAGGGCGTGTCGGTACGCCGCGTGGCTGCGCGCGCCGGCGGCGGCTTTCTGGTGCAGACCTCCGAGGGCGACTGCACCGCCGACGTGGTGGTGGCTGCCTCGGGCGGCTACCACCTGCCCATCGTGCCGCGCCTGGCCGAGCGGCTGCCGGCGCAGATCGTGCAACTGCATTCCGAGCAATACCGCAACCCGCAGGCGCTGCCGCCCGGGCCGGTGCTGGTGGTGGGCTCGGGCCAGTCCGGCGCGCAGATCGCCGAAGACCTGCACCTGGCCGGCCGCCAGGTGCATCTGGCAGTGGGCGACGCGCCGCGCTGCGCACGCTTCTACCGTGGCCGCGACGTGGTCGACTGGCTGGCCGACATGGGCTACTACGACATGCCGGTGCACGAGCACCCGCTGCGCGAAGGCGTGCGCGACAACACCAACCACTACGTCACCGGCCGCGATGGCGGGCGCGACATCGACCTGCGCCGCTTCGCCGCCGAAGGCATGCAGCTCTATGGCCGGCTCGATGCGCTGGAGGGCGATCAACTGCGCTTTGCCCCCACGCTGCGCAGCGCGCTGGACGAGGCCGACCAGGTCTACAACCGCATCAATGCCTCGATCGACAAATTCATCGAGAAGCAAGGCATCAACGCGCCCGCGGGTGGCGTCTACACGCCGGTATGGCAGCCCGCAGCAGAGCCCACGACGCTGCCGCTGACGGCGGCCGGCATTGCCGCCGTCGTCTGGTGCATAGGCTTTCAGCCGGACTTTGGCTGGGTCGACCTGCCGGTCTTCAATGGCCGCGGCCAGCCGGCCCATACGCGCGGCGTTACCGCGCAGCCTGGCCTGTACTTCCTGGGCCTGCCCTGGCTGCACACCTGGGGATCAGGCCGCTTCTCGGGCATCGCCCGCGACGCGCTCTACCTGGCTGAGCAGATCGATGCGCAGCGCAGCGGCCCGGCGGATGAAGTGGCGGACAGCGCCGCGCTGCTGGCGGCGGGTTAGTGCCAGGGGGCGCTCCCGTTCGGGATGGGCTTGTCGAAGCCTTGGCGCATATCGACCAGCCCTTCGACCGGCTCAGGGCGAACGGCGTGAGGCTAGTGTCGCGTCAAGCGTGAGGTGACGGATGGGTGCGAAGGCATCGGCGTGCAGCGCAAGGCGCGGGCCGCAGCCCAGGCTTTACGCCTGGGCAAGGGCTGCAACGCAGCGATGCGCGGCGAGGGCAAGCGCACACCGGCAGATCATGCTTGACGCGACACTAGCGCTCGCCCTTCACGAAAGGCACCATCAGCGCCTGCGGCCCAATCGCCTTGCGTGCCATGGGCACCATGGCGGCAATCGCCAGCAAGTAGGGCGCCATCAAAAAGATCTGGTACGGGATGCCGGGGAACAGTGTCTGCAGGCGCAACTGGTAAGCGTCAAAGCCGGCGTAGAGCAGGGCGCCCAGCAATGCCAGGCCGGGCCGCCAGGCGCCAAACACCACCAGCGCCAGCGCCATCCAGCCGCGCCCCTGCACCATGTTGATGACAAAGCTGTTGAAGGCCGCCGTCGTCAAAAACGCGCCGCCCAGCGCCATCAGCGCGCTGCCCACGGCCAGGCAGCCGTAGCGCACGGCCACCACGTTGATGCCCTGCGCCTGCGCGCCCTGCGGGTGCTCGCCCACCAGTCTTATCGCCAGCCCCAGCGGCGTGTACCAAAGCACATAGGCCACCAGCGCCACCAGGGCCAGCGCCAGGTAGGTCGGGGCGGTGGCGGCCAGCAGCGGGTGGCCCAGCCACGGCAGGTCGAGCGGGGCAAAGGCGGTGATGGTGGGCGGCGTGGCCTTGCCCGGCACGGCAATGCGGTAGACAAAGGACGCCAGCCCGGTTGCCAGCAAGGTCACGCCCAGCCCGGTCACGTGCTGCGACTGCGCCATGGTGATGGAGAACACGCCGTGGAACAGGCCGCACAAGGCGCCCACCAGCGCGGCGATCAGCCAGGCCGTCCACAGGCCGTGGCCGGCGTAGACGCAGTACCAGGCGGTGAGCGCGCCCACGGTCATGATGCCTTCGATGCCCAGGTTGACGATGCCGGCGCGCTCGCAGATCAGCTCGCCCAGCATGGCAAAGATGAGTGGCGTGGCAATGCGCAGCACCGCGGCCCACAGGGCGGTGGTCAGCAGGATGCTTAAGGCTTCGCTCATTTCTTGACCCGGTAGCCAAGCAGGAAGGAGGTGCCCAGCATCACGAACAGCGACAGCGCCACCATCACATCGGCGATATAGCTCGGCACGTTGAAGGCGCGGCCCATGGCGTCGGCGCCCACAAACACGGCGGCCACCACAAAGGCCGCCAGCGGCACGGCGCCCGGGTGCAGGCGGGCCAGCATGGCGATGATCACGCCGGTATAGCCAAAGCCGGGCGACAGGTCACCGGTGACATAGCCGCGCAGGCCCATGACCTCGACCGCGCCCGCCAGCCCGGCCAGGCCGCCTGACCACAGCGCCGTCCAGATGGCGATGCGGGTGGTGGATATGCCGGCAAAGCGCGCGGCCTTAGCGTTCAACCCCACCGCGCGGCGCTGCAGCCCGAAGGACGAGCGCGCCTCTACCAGCGCCACCAGCAGCGCGCAGGCCAGCGCGATCAGCAGCCCAGCATGCAGGCGGCTTTGCACTATCAGCCGGGGCAGCATGCCGTCGTCAATCAGTGGCGCGGTCTGCGGCCAGCCCATGGACAGCGGGTCGTGCATGGGCCCCTGGATCAGCAGCGACACCAGCAGCGCCATGACAAAGTTCAGCAGCAGCGTGGTGACCACGTCGTCCACGTTCAGAAAGCGCTTGAGCAGTGCCGGCCCCAGCAGATAGGCGCCACCGGCGGCGGCGCCGGCCAGCAGCAGCGTGGGCAGCAGCAGCCAGGCCGGCAGGCTCAGCGCGCCGCTGCCCAGGGCCGCGACCATCAGCGCGCCGGCATACAGCTGGCCTTCGGCGCCGATGTTCCACAGCTGCGCGCGAAACGCCACGGCGCAGGCCAGGCCGGTCAGGATCAGGGGCGTGCTGCGCGTCAGCACTTCGCTGATCGCCAGGCGCGAGCCAAACGCGCCCTTCAACAGCGCCAGCCAACTGGCGGCCACTGGCGCGCCGGCGCTGTGGATCAGCAGCGAGCCCAGCACCAGCAGCAACAGGCAGGCGCCCACGCCGCCGGCCAGCAACAGCGCAGCCGGCACGCGCTCACGGCGTTCAATGCGCATGGGGCTCTTTCGTCTCGCCCAGCATCATCAGGCCGATGCGCTGCAGGTCGTAGGGCGCGGCCATGGGGGCTGACAGGCGGCCGCGCTGGATCACCACGATCTGGTCTGCCAGGCCAAGCGCCTCGTCCAGGTCTTCGGTCACCAGCAGCACGCCGGCGCCGCGCCCGCGAGCCTCCAGCAGCCGGGCGTGCACCTCGGCCACCGCGCCTTCGTCAAGCCCGCGCGTGGGCTGGCAGGCGACGATAAAGCTCGGCTCGGCCACCAGGCCGCGGCCGATGATCAGTTTTTGCATATTGCCGCCAGACAGCAGCCGGGTGCGCTGCTCTGGCCCGGCGCAGCGGATGTCAAAGTCGCGTATCAGCGCCGCCGTCTGCCGCCGCGCCGCACGGCGCCGCAGCCAGCCCCAGCGCACAAAGCGCGGGTCGTCCAGGTCTTCCAGGATGGCGTTTTCCCACAGGCGCAGCTCGCCCACCACGCCTTCTTCATGGCGGTCTTCCGGGATGCGGGCAACGCCGGCTGCGTGCAGGCCTTTGGCACGCGCGCGCCGCACCGGGCGGCCGTGCAGCGCAAGCTGGCCGCTGCCCGGCACGGCCAGGCCGCAGGCCAGGTCGATCACCGCGCGCTGGCCGTTGCCGGCCACGCCTACCAGGGCCACGATCTGGCGTGCCGGCACCAGCAGTTGCGCATGTTCCAGCAGTGCCTGGCCGCGCTTGTCGTGCAGGCCCACGTCGGCCATCTCAAACACCGGCGCGCCGGCGGCCAGCGCCTGGCGCGCGGGGCGCTGCACGCGGCGGCCCACCATCAGCTCGGCCAGGCTGGCGCGGTCCATGCTGCTGGCGGCGCGCTCGGCCACCAGCTCGCCAGCGCGCAGGATGGCCACGCGGTCGGCCACGCGCAGCACCTCGTCGAGTTTGTGGCTGATCAGGATCACAGACAGCCCGTGCTGCGCCATGCGCTTGAGCGTGTCGAACAGCGTCAGCGACTCTTGCGGCGTCAGCACCGCGGTGGGCTCGTCCAGCACCAGCACGCGCGCCTTGCGGTAGAGCGATTTCAAAATCTCCACCCGCTGCCGCTCGCCCACCGACAGACTGGCCACGCGCGCATCCGGGTCCACGCCCAGGCCAAACTGCTGGCCCAGCGCGCGCAGCGCCTCGCGCGCGGCACGGCGCGCGGTGGCCGGCCGCCAGAGGGATTCGGTGCCGGCCATCACGTTGTCCAGCACCGTGAGGTTGGGCGCCAGCGTGAAGTGCTGGTGCACCAGGCCTATGCCGGCTGCAATCGCCGCGCGCGGCGAGCCGGGCGGCAGGGCTTGGCCAAAGGCCTGCACCGTGCCGCTGTCGGCCACGTAGTGGCCAAACAGGATGTTGATGAGCGTGGTCTTGCCAGCACCGTTCTCGCCCAGCAGGCCCAGCACCTCGCCCGTGCCCAGTTGCAGCGAGATGTCGCGGTTGGCGAAGTTGTCGCCAAAGCGCTTGGTGATGCCTTGCAGTACCAGGGCGGGGGTGCTCATACGTTTGCCACCAGCGGCCACGGATGCGCTGTTTCCAGCAACTGCGCCAGTGCCAGCAAGGCGGGCTCTTGCCCGATCGCCGCCACCATCTGTATCGCCAGCGGTCGGCCCTGCGCGTCGCGCCCGTGCGGCACAGAGAGGGCGGGGCAGCCCGATGCATTGGCCAGCGCCGCAAACGGCGCGTAGTGATCGAACTGCGCCAGGTGCTGGTCCAGGTCATCGCCGTCGGTGCGCAGCGTGCCGATGGCGGGCAGCGCGCGGGCCAGGGCGGGGGTCAGCAGGATGTCGATGTCATCGAACAAGGCGGCCATGTTGTCGGTGGCGCGCGCCACTGCTACTTCGGCCAAGTGGTGCTGGCCAGCGCTTAGTGCCGCGCCGCGCCGGGCCGCCGCCCAGGTGATGGGCTCCAGGTCTTGCGGTGCTGGCGCCAGCCATTCGACTGCGGCGGCGGCGCTGCGGCAGGCATAGGTGGCAAAGGCGCTGGCTGCGTCTGCGCAAACCGCTTGCAGGCGCGCTGCTGGCAGCGGTTGCACGGCATGGCCGGCCGACTCCAGCAAGGCTGCTGCGCTGTTGGCGGCGGCGCGCCATTCAGCATCCACCGCCACGCCTTGGGGCGCTTCCAGCAGCAGGCCAATGCGCAGAGCTTTCAGCGGCGCAGGCACTGCGCTGCGCGTCACCCAGCGCCACACCGCCGCGCTGTCACGCACGCTGCGCGTAATCACAAATTCAGAGGCCAGGTTGCCAAACACATTGCCGTAATCCGGCCCGCGCGGAATGGCGCCGCGCCCGGGTCGCAGGCCGACCACGCCGCAAGCGGCAGCCGGGATGCGGATCGAGCCGCCCGCATCCGTGGCGTGCGCCACCGGCACGATGCCGGCCGCGACAGCCGCTGCCGCGCCGCCAGAAGATCCCCCCGCGCTGAAGGCCGGTGCCCAGGGGTTGCGGCAGGCCGGGCCCACCAATGGCTCGCTCGCCAGGTTCAGACCAAATTCCGGCACCGTGGTTTTGGCAAAGGGCACAAAGCCGGCGGCGCGCAGGCGTGCGATCAGCTCGCCATCCACCGCAGCGGGCGCGGCTTGTCGCAGCGCGCGCGAGCCGGCCAGCATGGGCAGGCCGGCCAGCGGCGCGCCCAGGTCCTTGACTACCAGCGGCACGCCGGCAAAGGGCGCGTCCTTCGGCAGTTGCTCAATCGCCGCCCGCCCCAGGGGCTCGGCAAACTGGCTGATGGCGCCCAGCGCTGGCTGCAGGCGCTGCGCGCGTTCGCAGGCCATGCTGAGCAGTGCCTGCGCGCTGACTTCGCCGCGCGCTAGCGCCTGCGCCAGTGCGGTGGCATCCGCGCTGGCGTATTCCGCTTCTGCAAATGGCATGGATCAGGCGGGCTTCACGTCGTTGACCGGCACCTTGAAGCTGCCGGCCTTGATGGCCGCGCGCTTGGCCAGCACCTGCTCCAACGCGGGCGCGGGGATCAGCTTCTTGTCGTAGCTCAGGTCATTGCCGCCCTGCGCCATCATGCTGAAGGCGCTGTAGTCCTTGCCCACGGGCTTGCCGGCGGCGGTGTCGGCCAGCGCCGCGTCCAGCGTGGGGCGGAAGTACCACATCGCATTGGCAAACACGGTGCCCGGGTAGCGCGGCATGTAGTCGAGCAAGGAGCCAATGGCCAGCTTGCCGCGCATCTTGGCGCCGTCGGCCGTGCCTATGCGCTCGCCAAACAGGATGTCGCAGCCGCCGTCGATCTGCGCCAACGCAGACTCTTGCGCCTTCGGTGGATCGAACCAGGTGTTGATGAAGCCGCTCTGGAACACCAGGCCGGTCTTGACCTCGGAGGCGCCCAGGCGAAACGCGTTGATCAGGCGGTTGACCTCGGGGATCGGGAAGCCGCCCACGGCACCCAGCTTGCCGGTCTTGGTCATGTGGCCGGCCAGCAGGCCGCTCAGGTAGGCGGCCTCGTGGTTCCAGGTGCCAAAGGTGCCAAAGTTGCTGCCCTGCGGGCCGCCGCTGGAGCCCATCAGGAAGTTGACCTTGGGGTAGTCCTTGGCCACGGCGCGGGCGTCGCGCTCGGCGCCGTAGCTCTCGCCCACGATCAGCACGGCGCCGGCCTCGGCGTATTCGCGCAGCACGCGCGGGTAGTCGGTGTTGGAGACGGATTCAGAGAAGACGTAGTCGATCTTGCCCTCTTGCGCCGCCTGCTTCAGCGCCTCGTGCAGGCGCGAGTTCCAGGCGTTCTCGACCGGCGAGGCATGCACGCCCGCCACCTTGGGCTTGCCGCTGGCGGCCCAGACGCGGGCGCTGATCAGCGGCATTGCGATTCCGACCGCCAGGCTCGCGACAACGCGGCGCCGGGACACTGTGGGCTCTGGCATGGAAACTCCAATCGGTAAGGTGCGGGGGACGGGGAGGGTGCCGCTTGTGCGCGGCGTGTACCAGTAGCCAAGCAGGCAACGTGCCAGCTTGATCCCCATTGCAAATCAAGGACTTGCGCGCGCTCCCCGGCCAACTTTTGGCCAAATGGTCCAACTTGGCGCAAGCGGTCAAGCCAGGGGCGGCGAACTTGGTGCGGGCGGCAGGGCGCGGCGCGCCGGCCGTTTTTTGAAGAAAAAGTGCCTTTAGCCCAGGTGTGGCCTGGGCTATTAGCTATCTAATATGTAGCAATTGGGCCGCGATCGACTCGCGCGGCCTGGCGCCGCTTCAGTTGAAGCGGGCGATCAACTCGTCCGTACCTTTGTCGATGCCGGTCCTTGAGGCATCGAGCTTGCCCATGGTGGCACCGACGTTCAGCGCATTGGGGTACTGCTTGGTCACATAGGCCTCCAGCAGGGCGTTGCTGGTGGCGTCGAAGATTTCCACCGCATAGCTCACATTGCCGGTGAAGGTGCCTTCCTTGCCGCGAATGCTCTGCACGATGTTGTAGGGGCCGCCGCCCAGGTCGAAGCGGGTGAAGGTGCTGAGCCCACGGGTGGTGGTCTTGGCGCCGGTCAGCGTCACGTGGATGCGCAGGGTGTTGGGCGCCGGCGTACGCACGAGGCTGAAGCGCGGCCGCAGCTTCTGCGCGATCTGGGTCTGCATATAGCCGGCCAGGTCGGCCTTGTCGGGCTCGGAGATATCTTCGAACTGGCTGTCCGGCCCGTTGTAGATCACCACCGGGTCCAGTATGGCGCTCGAGTAGTTGCGCCAGTCTGCCTGCTTGGGCGAGCTGTACGGCGTGCGGCCGGAGCTGTCCTGCGGATTGGGCCGCAGCTGCGAGGCAGACGCGAGCTGGGAGTAGGGCACCGGGCTGGTGCTGGCGCAGCCCGCCAGGGCGGCGGCGCAGAGCGGCAGAAAGACTTTTCCGAGTACTCGGGTGATGGGCGACATGGGGTTGACCTCATAATTAAACCGTACGGTACGGTTAATGTATGGGGCGGATATTGCGCTGTCAAGTAAAGCGTACGATGCTGTTCAATTAAGGAGATCAAGATGAGGGTTAGAACCCAAGAGCGGCGCGATCAGATCGTCGAGGCGGCGGCCACGCTGTTCGAGGAAGTGGGCTACGAAGCCGCCTCCATGAACGAGCTGGCCAAGCGCCTGGGCGGCTCCAAGGCCACGCTGTATGGCTATTTCCCGTCGAAGGAGTCTTTGCTGGTCGCGGTGGTGCAGGCCTTTGCCACCGATCACCTGGCCGATGCCACCCAGGATGTCCTGCAGGACATCGAGGGGCAATGCGCGCTCAGGCCGACGCTGGTGCGTTTTGGCGAGCGCATGCTGCAGGTGCTCACCAACGACAGGAGCGCCATCGCCATCCACAGCATGATCCTGGCGGAAGCGGGCCGCTCCAACGTGGGCCAGCTATTCCATGACGCGGGGCCAAGCCAGTCCGTCGCCGCACTGACCAAGCTGATGGCCGCAGCCATGGAGCGTGGCGAGCTGCACCAGACCGATCCACGCATCACCGGCATGCAGTTCACGGCGCTGCTGACGGCCGAGGTCACTCCGCGCCTGTACCAGCAAAACCCGCCGCCACTGGAGCCCGCCGAGATCCAGCAAGTGGTCAGCCGGGCCGTCGACATGTTCCTGATGGGGGCCCAGCCGCGCCCATAGGGCATGTTCAGTGGGCGTGCAGCGCGCGCCGGTACTGCATGGCCTCGGCCACATGCGCGGCCTGCACCGTATCGGCGGCGGCCAGGTCCGCAATGGTGCGCGCCACCTTCAGCGTGCGGTGCGTGCTGCGCGCCGACCAGCCCAGCCGCGCGGCGGCCTTCTGCAGGAACTGGCGCGCGCCCTCGTCCGGTGCGGCGTGGGTGTCGATCGCCTGGCCTTGCAGCGCCTGGTTGGGCATGCCCTGGCGCACCACGGCGCGCTCGCGTGCGGCAGCGGCACGCGAACGCACCGCTTCGGTGGCCTCGGCGGCACCGGCTTGCAGTAGCTGTTCCGGTGGCAGCGCGGGCACTTCCACATGCAGGTCGATGCGGTCCAGCAGTGGGCCGGACAGCCGCCCCTGGTAGCGCGCCACCTGCTCGGGCGAGCAGCGGCAGCCCCGCAGCGGCGAACCCAGGTAGCCGCAAGGGCAGGGATTCATCGCCGCGATCAGCTGGAAGCGCGCCGGGAATTCAGCCCGCCGCGCGGCCCGTGCGATGGTGATCTGGCCGGTCTCCAGCGGCTCGCGCAGCGCCTCCAGTGCAGCGCGTGGGAATTCCGGCAGCTCATCCAAAAACAGCACGCCATGGTGGGCCAGCGATATCTCGCCCGGCCTTGGGGGTGAACCGCCACCTACCAGCGCCACCGCGCTGGCAGAGTGGTGCGGGCTGCCCGTAGGCCGGCGGCCCCAGTGCTCGGGCAGGAAGCGGCCGGCCAGGCTGGCGATGGCCGCGCTCTCCAGCGATTCATCCAATGTCATGGCCGGCAGCAGGCCAGCAAAGCGCTGCGCCAGCATGGACTTGCCCGAGCCCGGCGGCCCGACCATCAGCAGGCTGTGCTGGCCGGCCGCGGCGATCTCCAGTGCGCGGCGGGCGCCGGCCTGGCCCTTGACGTCGGCCAGGTCGGGGTAGGGCGCGCCTTCTGGCACCGGCGCTGGCTGCACGCGGGCCCAGCCGTCGGATGCTGCGGGGGCATCGGCCGGCGGCGCGGGCTGAAAGCGCTGCACCACGTCGAGCAGGTGGCGCGCACCATAGACCTCGCGGCCAGGCACCAGCGCGGCTTCTTCTGCGCTCTCAAAGGGCAGCACCAGCCGCGGCGCCACGTTGGCGCTGCGCCGCGTGGCCAATGCCATGGCCAGCGCGCCGCGCACCGGGCGCAGCTCGCCCGACAGCGACAGCTCGCCGGCAAACTCCCAGCCCGCCAGCTTTGCGGCGTCCACTTGCCCACTGGCGGCCAGGATGCCCAGCGCAATCGGCAGGTCGAAGCGGCCCGAATCCTTGGGCAGGTCGGCCGGCGCCAGGTTGACCGTGATGCGCTTGTTGTGCGGGAACTCCAGCCCGGCGTTCTGCAGCGCGCTGCGCACCCGCTCGCGCGCCTCCTTGACCTCGACATCGGCGAGCCCCACCAGGGTGAAGCTTGGCAGGCCGTTGGCCAGATGCACCTCGACCGTCACGGGCGTGGCATCTAGACCTTGCAGTGCGCGGCTCTGGACGGTGGCAATTGCCATGGCGGGCTCCCCCCATTGTTGTAACAACAGCCGCATTGTGCGTTGGCGGCCCGCCTCTTGAATCAGCGGCGCTTATGCCCGACTATGGGGCGTTGATGAGGGCGGGTGGCACGAAATGCGTGCATGTGCCGTGCGCGCAAAGCTGTTGCGCACACGGTGCGTGCCATTTGGGTGCGTTTTTGGAATTTCCCCTGCGGGCTAGGGGCGGCCTTGGTGCCAAGTCTGGCGGTTGGCACGGTTCGTGCACCCGGTGCTGTGGCAATTTGTCACGCCCCCTAACCTTTTCTTTTGGAGAAGAAGAGTCATGAAGAAGAAAACCCTGTTGGCCATCGCTGCGGCCGCTGCTGCCGTCGCCTTCCCTCTGGCTGCCAGCGCACAGTTGACGGCTAATGTCAGTTTCACCAGCAACTACAAGTTCCGTGGCCAGGACCAGGACGCAAGCCGCACCAA
It encodes:
- a CDS encoding YifB family Mg chelatase-like AAA ATPase gives rise to the protein MAIATVQSRALQGLDATPVTVEVHLANGLPSFTLVGLADVEVKEARERVRSALQNAGLEFPHNKRITVNLAPADLPKDSGRFDLPIALGILAASGQVDAAKLAGWEFAGELSLSGELRPVRGALAMALATRRSANVAPRLVLPFESAEEAALVPGREVYGARHLLDVVQRFQPAPPADAPAASDGWARVQPAPVPEGAPYPDLADVKGQAGARRALEIAAAGQHSLLMVGPPGSGKSMLAQRFAGLLPAMTLDESLESAAIASLAGRFLPEHWGRRPTGSPHHSASAVALVGGGSPPRPGEISLAHHGVLFLDELPEFPRAALEALREPLETGQITIARAARRAEFPARFQLIAAMNPCPCGYLGSPLRGCRCSPEQVARYQGRLSGPLLDRIDLHVEVPALPPEQLLQAGAAEATEAVRSRAAAARERAVVRQGMPNQALQGQAIDTHAAPDEGARQFLQKAAARLGWSARSTHRTLKVARTIADLAAADTVQAAHVAEAMQYRRALHAH
- a CDS encoding TetR/AcrR family transcriptional regulator; translation: MRVRTQERRDQIVEAAATLFEEVGYEAASMNELAKRLGGSKATLYGYFPSKESLLVAVVQAFATDHLADATQDVLQDIEGQCALRPTLVRFGERMLQVLTNDRSAIAIHSMILAEAGRSNVGQLFHDAGPSQSVAALTKLMAAAMERGELHQTDPRITGMQFTALLTAEVTPRLYQQNPPPLEPAEIQQVVSRAVDMFLMGAQPRP